Below is a window of Tachysurus fulvidraco isolate hzauxx_2018 chromosome 11, HZAU_PFXX_2.0, whole genome shotgun sequence DNA.
AAAAAAGAGGTCAACAGAGGTCAGTGGAGAAAGGCCAGAGTGGTTTGAGCTAACAGAAAGACTACAGatactcaaataaccactctgtGCAACTGTGACAGGACTGGAAAAGTATATCAGAATGCACAGCATGCCAAAACTTCAGCctgatgggctacaacagcagaagccCACATTGGGTTCAGCTTCTAAAAATTTAACCAGTTCTGATGAATCTTGATTTCTGCTGAGGCATAAGATGGTACTGTAGGATCATAATTTGATACCTTCAGCATAAGTCCCTGAACTCAAAATTGTGTCATCTGTCCAgactggtggaggtggtgtaacgGTGTGGGAAAGGTTTTCTAGGCACaaacaatgttgttgttttttttttttttttgaaacaaAGGTTTTATGAACATTACAATGccatttattataattatgttcCAAATAAAGTGTtgaatgtatatattattatctaCAGTATTATGTGaaatataaaattgtatttagtACTTTGTAATTATGCAAGGCACAAGTTTATTGGCCCCAGATCATCTGCAGTGTGGAGTACACAAAGTACAAAGTTATTTTTCTACAATACTATTGAAAAGACACAGAATTGGAAGAAGTCTAAAGGGAATTGGACAGAGGTGCTGAAGCATTGCAACACTGCTTATAAAAGATGATTCAGCCCTCCTATTggaagacacagacacaagatggtatgacatttatttacttattttcttttttaaaatatttttgtatacatTGAGAGATAAAGCTTTCTAATATTAAAACTAATGTTTACTGGAGAGTTGTGATTCAGCACAAATTTACCAATTCTTAATTGTTCTACCTTCAAAGAAGTAACATGAACAAATAAGGTTTAACGTCATATGAAGatacatgttttatatgttatataaaacAAAGCTTTACTTTTACTAGTCTTACTATGTGCATTCTCTATGTTGAACcattgtatactgtacatattcttCCAGAATAAAATAGTAAAAGAGTCAAGAGCTATAAgcatttcaaaataataataatacttatttacTTTGCTGTACTCTTtgctgtgtaagtgtgtgtttttcttgcaAAAAAGCTCAATGGCAAATAGGAAGTTTAATACCAGTTTTACAGCATCTGCTATCGCAGACAAATTTTTAATACAAttgcttatttttattacagatgGAGAATGCTTCCAATATCTTAGTTTTTACTCTCTCTGGATTAAATATGACAATGGAGGACAGATATGTGATTTTTTCATTCACTGCATTGATTTATCAGCTTATATTGTTGTGTaacattactattattttttgcattgctgcagATAAGCAGCTTCATGAGCCTATGTACatatttttgtgtaatttgtgtataaatacactatatggcaCTTCTGGCTTCTACCCTAAATTCATGTATGACTTACTTGCCCCATTTCATGTTATTTCATATGCGGGATGTCTTATTCaggtttttgttatttattcttctGCTTTGTGTGATTATTCTACTTTAACAGTAATGGCCTATGACAGATATGTTGCAATATGTAAACCATTAGAATACCATTCAGAAATGACAAAtcaaaaaattgtaaaatgtattattttttgttggCTTCCACCATTTATTTGCATGTCTGTTGTAGTCTTATTAGCAGCAAGACTAACCTTATGTGGCTCAACTATCGAAAAGCTTTATTGTGAAACCTGGGCAATTGCTAAACTGGCCTGTTCCTCTacaacagtaaataatgtaattggATACATAgttatattaacatattttggACATGCAGTACTGATTGCATTCTCATATATTCACTTGATTAAAAATTGCAGGAAGTCAAAGGAGAGCAAATATAAATTCATGCAGACTTGTGTGCCTCACTTAGTGGCACTGTTTAACATAACCATTGCATTATTGTTTGATGTCTTTTACAGTCGATATGGATCACATTTCTTATCTCAAACTTTGAGAAATTTCATGGCACTCGAAGTCCTCTTCATACCTCCCATTTTAAATCCCCTAATTTATGGATTAAAACTTACTAAAATACGGAAGCAAGTCACGAGATTGTTCCTCAGACAcaactaatatataatatttacacatAGATAATTTATCTGAATTTCTCTGAGCCGAAAGGCCAGTCAGCCAAGGGAATGTGTTTTATTATGTGGATAAACTACAACATGAATGTATTATTTGATCAATTCAATGAACTGAACACCTGAAACACcatattattttgtcatttgtttcatttcattatcaTTTTTGGTTTGGTTCTGCAGTCCATGGTTAAATCTGCGCTCTACGGCCTTTGAACAGATAGTATGAACCATCAACTGCTCAGGTTTATACATGTATTTGTTTCTCCTTCAtgtttagtttttctttttttgtaaagtgttttccaaataaataaataaactgtatgaCTGCAACTGATTTAATATGATTGAGTACAAAGCGTGTTACAAAGGCGTGCTGTAAACAATTCTGAATGCTGTATTCATATAGTACGTTTTAACCTGGCTTACTGAAATGATGGTACCCATAAAAAGAGAagtattttacagaaatatacatGCTATTGTTATAAGAttgtcatgtacagtatatcaaggCAAATTGTCACCTGAGGGGAAATTTGGGTGCTTAGCAGACAttcaatttatatataaaaaaccaCACACTGAAAAAGGCTTCAATGCAAGAGACaggataagataaaaaaaaaaaaaaagaaaaagaaaaaagaaaaaacacaggcaTGATAGTATTGCAGGTTTTCCATAATTAACCAAATTAACCAAAACTTTGATTAAAAGTAGTTCTTCTGTAATTGTGTAAGCAGTAGTGGCCAAGACGTTTAGAAGTTTAGTGACAAAGAAGTTTAGATGTTTTGTCATTCTGACAGTTGACACTGGAAGTGTCCGTCTCATTCTGCTTTTTCTTTGACAGTAAATGCTTACTAATGCAACTCAATGTAATTTTTATCTTGTTATGATAAATTATCTATGTTATTTTGTAGCCTATTAAAACTATACATATACAGATTTAAGCACAGACAACTGTATTCACTGTATTTGTATAGATGTGTTAAAATTTGCATAAAAGCATGAGACATTCAAGGGACCAGTGTGGTAGATGTTTACAGATATTGTTTTCAGAATattagagctgagagaaaaaATGGTGTAGCACACAACAAAGGTGGCAGGAGAAGGTCTTTAGGACCCTGGAGATGATTCTATCAAACCCCATAACATTTTCCAAAACAGTTCAGATTAGTTCAAAGCGTATTAAAATAAGTTATATGAAAAAAGTAAGTTCTTCCTAGAAATTTAGGGCCTGTGAACAGAAGATTTTTATTGACCCCATTAGTACAACAGTTGTTAGTTTTACTAGCACAATTGCAAAAGGGTTTTCTAATAATCAATTAACCTAATAaaattttgatgatgatgaatgatgaaCGAATGAACATGAGATTGGCCCAGAGGACTGGTGATAATAATGGGCCTCTGTGCTATAATGTAGATCTTTCTTGAACATAATACTAAAAAATCTGATTATGTTTATGATTACGTTTATGGTTTTTTGAAATagataaaaatagttttttcttTGGAAAAAAACTTGTGAGTGTGAGGAAGAGGgatacatgaataaaatcactagaaatttctaaaaatagaacatgctaaccattaagcaACTACTGTACCCCCTAAACCTGAGACATAACTTTTAAAGAAGACATCAACAGAATTAAATTTACAAGCtagcagtgtttttatttgctaGGGAAATTCGCTTGCAGTCATAAAATTAAACAGTTAAAATTAAGTCATTACCTTATGGTTTGAATTATAACATATACTGACAATTTAGCAATTTGTAAAAGGTTGTTCTTTTTTCagtgtataaaacatttatcagaATAAATAGcagtaaaaacaaattattacgtggaacatttaattaattgtttattgtgattaaataatgtttttcacTTAGGGGAATTCTTAAGAGAATTGTCAGTAGAGGAGTACAAAGCTTCTTATAAAAAGGATCCAGTCGTCTCTTCACTGGAAGAAACACAAAGACATGAGATGGTATggcataattatttatttacttgttaaaAACTAATAAGATTCTAAATTCCTCTAAATTATGAATCATATTAATCTGTTTAGAGTTTAATAATAACACACTTACATAATTTGAACATATGTTCATTTgcaaatataaattaaataatatgtgTAACTTATTGTTGTAGTCAGAAATTAAACCTAATTACTTTTTCTATTATAGACTCAATCCAGAATGAATAATGTTTCCAACGTCTTATTGTTCTCCCTCTCTGGATTAAATGTAACAATGGAAACcagatatgtttttatttcattgacCACATTGGTTTATCATGTTATCTTGTTGTGCaacattattgttatttcatGTATTGTCTTAGATAAGCAGCTTCATGAGCCTATGTACATATTTTTGTGTAATTTATGTATCAATGCAGTTTATGGCACTACAGGCTTTTACCCTAAATTTATATATGATTTACTGAGCCAGTTTCATGAAATTTCATATGTTGGATGTCTGATTCAggtatttgttatttattcatctgcTTTATGTGATGTATCAACTCTGACAGTAATGGCATATGACCGGTATGTGGCCATATGTAAACCACTAGAATACCACACAGAAATGAACAGCCAAAAAGTTGTAAAATGTCTCCTTCTATGTTGGTTTCCACCATTAATTTGTATGactattgttgtttttttagcatCAAGACTAACGCTATGCGGTTCAAATATCGAAAAATTATACTGTGAAACATGGGCGGTTGTTAAAATGGCCTGTTCCTCTACAGTAGTGAACAATGTGATTGGATATatagttattattgtttattttggacATGCGGTATTGATTGTTTATTCTTACATTCACTTGATTAGAAACTGCACAAAATCAAAGGAGAGCAAATATAGATTTATGCAGACATGTGTGCCACATCTACTTGCTCTGTTGAATATCGCTGTTGCTTTGTTGTTTGATGTTTTTTACAGTCGATATGGCTACACATCTTTACCTCAAAGTTTACGAAACTTCATGGCATTGgactttttgtttgtacctCCTGTTTTAAATCCCATTATTTATGGACTAAAACTGGCAAAAATACGAAAGAAAGTGATAAGAACGATCTTAAAAATCAacataattaaaacataaaCTGGAAATGGTTCGATTTAAAGTAACAACAGAAGTAACCTGGACAATGCAACTACAAATGTAATGAATTTTGACACATGGCAGGACCAAACACCTTGACTATAACTCTctaaaacagcaaacaaaataaaatatgctgCATACAGTTGGAAACTTTATTTAGTACATTTAAGTTAAAAGCTTACAAAAGTATAACCCATAGCTGCTTAGTTCCCTCAAGACTGTTCatgagtgagtttttttttattttattttttttatagatatcGTTCAATGTTCATCCTCTATGTAAAACAAGTATTTCTGCTGAAACTATCAGGAAATTGACTCCAAGAACTTGAAAGCTGGAAGTGAATTCCTGCTAAGCagtttttagattatttttattttttcataattcTGTGGACATCTAAAGAATATACTATCTTCTCTGAAACTACTGAAATGGCAAGGCCAATTAATTTGTCTACACCAAAGACATTTGTGTAGGAGATCAAAAGATGAGATTGTGGGATTTGAGCATTTATTTCAAGGTATTTAGATCTACATGTGTTACATAAAATCTTTTGCATCAGACAACACAATTTTTGTCTGATACAAAAATATCGAAACAGAGAAGTTGAAGTAAatcacacatgtacagtatgcaatAACGTCTTCAAGTTTGCAACTATTGAcatcaattattattttttttttgtaatgtttttccAGGATTTTACTGCACTCACTTTCAAATGTTCACTTTCATCTTTAGGAAATAATAAGTTCAGGTGATAGATAAGAAGTCTAAATCATTACAATTCTTCccctaataaaatgttttgttgatCTGGCAGTGTGTTTGGTGTCATTGCTTTGCTGCACAATAGAATTCTTCCTGATTAATTTgtatgcatttctctgtaaattgttCAGTTTTTACTTTTAAGAAACAATTAAAAGTCAGTTCAACAACCTGTTGTCttataaaaaatgtgttattatgCAGAGTCTcctaaagaaacaaaaaaatgacactcaaattcaattcaatccaagtttatttgtatggcacttttaacaattgacattatctgaaagcagctttacagaacataaacataaaatagaaggttattataaagaataatataaagattaatagaatacaaaattcaagattaatattagatatatttgaatgtgtttgtatttatccccaatgagcaagtctggggtgactcaggcagcaggggcaaggaaaaactgccttagatTGTAAAGAGCACTggtaaaaatgatgtgttggatatacttaaaatatgtatgcaccatttttgcatcacactttCTAAGTAAACccaacttggaaaaaaattacttaaaattaacaagaaaaccGTTGTTATATGTACTTAAATTTTTGAGTACACataacattgtttatttaaaaatatatgtaacatgataGAATCTACTAAGTAATTGCAAGTTAAGTAaacttaaaatttaagctcatttatgttaaaaaaagacaattaattgagttgaaccaatgtaaaattttaacttattgtAGAATATCAGCTTGGTCTGCATATTGCACTGCTGCTTaaatgggttaaacacagagcacaaattcctagtatgggtcaccatatgtcacttcacgaaaaataaattacacatgcaaatcacacaaaataaagcatttcaatttattttttgaaacaggctgcaatgcaatggtgcctaaaaccacacatcatgaatgtacaccaaatgtgtcacattaacaaatgaaagttCACTTCCAACAGGACACTTCCTACATGCTGCCCCCTTTGCAACACTTTCTTGCACAGGAACAGAATTATCTTAATGCAAACGTGCCAATGCGATGCATGGTCATAttcctctgaaataaacaaattaaccactGGAACATTCATTCGAGGGAGTCTGCTTTAGCAGTCGCACAATCACGTGCACACTCATTCCTCCTTTCATACAATAACTTACTTGTACAACCTagactttcataagtatttaagTAAGACATTTCTAATTGCTGAAGCTAAATTCGTAGCAATTCAGAAATTCAATTgaaaaaagtttctttcttgACCACAAAcgcattaacacaaataaacgaaTGTAccttaaaacaacaaatcttACCTCTTTTCAGCGTCTTCGCCTCTTTGCCTTCATCTCTTCACCTAACACtacaaacaagtgtttattaatgtcaaaacaaatattttgcttagtttATAGAAAGTTAAGCTTACCCCTTTCCACCGTCTTCACATGTGCATCACCAGATGGATccagttttttccagatttgcatATCACGTGGCTCAgtcatatacttaaaatattatgttataattacttagttTTGATGCAATTTTAATACTAGTTGACGTGACTtatgttttttcattatatttaggcatacacttaggttcaccttgtaacttatatatttatgttacagacactatatatgctaagtagaggttgaaaagttaaaattactttgttatttgtgtttagtttatttatttttataagtaatggTTGTTCAGccaatgaataattttttttagagtgaagaaaccttgagaggaaccagttTCCTTTACCttatttatcaataaatatttactaaGTTTGGTGATATCTACTAATTAGTAGAATGCAGATCTAAATCCTTCaccaaacttacacacacatagacaaacaatTACAAATTGATTGATCTAGAATGATTTTGCAAGAACGATTGGGAAAATGTTGTACCAAGCTGATAGACTCCAAAAGATTGAGTGGAGTAATAAACTGAAAAGATGTTTCAACAAGGTATTCATTTTGTTGTATGCACACATAGGCATCTAGGGTAAtgcattattttctttctttcttttataactaaaaatgtttttggagTAATTTCACATATTTTCTTACAAATATTATtgcatatttgtttaaaaataaatatttattttttctgacattttaacaggtgtgtgtagagatttAAACACAGTTATGCATCTAGGattacaggtgcatctcaataaattagaaaagttcatttaattcagtaagtcaactcaaatagtgcaacttgtgtattatataaattcagtacacacagaagtagtctttggtacttttaattgtcaagtcaagtcaagaagcttttattgtcatttcaaccatatatagctgttgcagtgaaatgagacaacgtttctccaggaccatagtgctacatagaaaaacagagctaaggacttctACTGTAAATAGTCCTAACCAcacaaagtgcatctgtgcaacctagtgcaaacagtgcaggacaaaaaaacaaaaaagacagtgcaggacaaaagacagtgcaaacaaaaaatataagagAGTACACTCAAGAGAATACATaaaaacagcaccgaccagtgtaaatactgtatgttaaaaaaatattaggtgtgcagaaatactggaatgaacacattggTATTATTGTAGCAGTTACAcgaggtattgtaaagtattgtgcaaaacagcaatcgactgaaatgtgagacagcacagaaacagtatgcaaaaacagcatgtaaacagtttgatattatggtgctgtagacatgtatgtaaattggaagagtgtgtatttggtgtgggtcattgcagtccatacagttgactgtgcatatgtgtgtgtgtgtgtgtgtgtatgtgtgtgagagtgtgtgtgttgtgctcggtacagttcagATCATTTATTGAAATGTCTGATGGCTGaagtctggtcatgagggcccgaatgctacagtacctttttccagaccgcaggtgggtgaagagtgtgtgaagggtgggtggggtcatccacaatgctgttggccttGCTGATACagcatgttgtgtaaatgtccatgatagaaagaagagagactccaatgatcttctcagctaaCCTCGCTATCCACTGCAGGGACTTGCAAACCaggatggtgcagttcccaaaccagacagtgatgcagctgttcagaatgctctcaatggtccctctgtaaagcgtagtcaggatggggggagggagatgggcttttctcagccttcgtaagaagtaaagacgctgctgggctttcttagTGATTTAGCTAGTGTTGAGTGatcaggtgaagttctccgctagatgaacaccaagaaattttgTGCTCTTGACAAACTCTACAGGTGATCCGTCAGTGTTCAGCAGAGAGttgtcgctctgtgctctcttgAAGGCAACAAttatctctttagttttatcaacattagacaggttgttggctctacaccagacaGTTAGATATTGCACCTCATCTCTGTaagctgactcgtcgttcttgttgatgagacccaccatggtCGTGTCATCGGTGAACTTTATGATAt
It encodes the following:
- the LOC113643468 gene encoding olfactory receptor 4A15-like, with translation MENASNILVFTLSGLNMTMEDRYVIFSFTALIYQLILLCNITIIFCIAADKQLHEPMYIFLCNLCINTLYGTSGFYPKFMYDLLAPFHVISYAGCLIQVFVIYSSALCDYSTLTVMAYDRYVAICKPLEYHSEMTNQKIVKCIIFCWLPPFICMSVVVLLAARLTLCGSTIEKLYCETWAIAKLACSSTTVNNVIGYIVILTYFGHAVLIAFSYIHLIKNCRKSKESKYKFMQTCVPHLVALFNITIALLFDVFYSRYGSHFLSQTLRNFMALEVLFIPPILNPLIYGLKLTKIRKQVTRLFLRHN
- the LOC113643469 gene encoding olfactory receptor 1500-like; protein product: MNNVSNVLLFSLSGLNVTMETRYVFISLTTLVYHVILLCNIIVISCIVLDKQLHEPMYIFLCNLCINAVYGTTGFYPKFIYDLLSQFHEISYVGCLIQVFVIYSSALCDVSTLTVMAYDRYVAICKPLEYHTEMNSQKVVKCLLLCWFPPLICMTIVVFLASRLTLCGSNIEKLYCETWAVVKMACSSTVVNNVIGYIVIIVYFGHAVLIVYSYIHLIRNCTKSKESKYRFMQTCVPHLLALLNIAVALLFDVFYSRYGYTSLPQSLRNFMALDFLFVPPVLNPIIYGLKLAKIRKKVIRTILKINIIKT